In Bradyrhizobium paxllaeri, the genomic stretch CGAGGCCAGATGCACCGGCGGCGGCTTGCCGGCGTAGGGCTTGACCATGTCGGCGAGTTCGTTGGCCTTCCACTGGCCCAGCATCACCTCCGCAAGCGTGTTGATGACGCCGGTGGCGCCGACCACCAGCGCCCAGGCGATGGTCACGGCGCCGAGCAGATTGTGCCAGTCGAACCAGGCGATGCGGCGTGATTTGCCCCTGAGCGTGCCGAAGCTCAGGCGGCGCGTGAACGGCCAGTACAGCACCACGCCGGAGATGATCGCGACGAGGAACAGGAATCCCATGGCGCCGAGGAACAACTTGCCGGGCTGCCCCGCAAACATATCGACGTGGAGCTTCAGGAAGATCAGCATCGGACCGCCGCCGACCGGGCCGAGCGGCTTGGCGGTGTGGGCATCATACGCGCGGAGCGTCGTCGCATCTGGATCGCCGTCGACCTTGCTGTTGGTGAAGGCGATTACGTTGTTCGGTTCGTCCTTGTCCCACGAGATGTATTGCAGGACGCGGCCGGGATCGTGCGCCAGCGCGGTGCGGGCGATTTCGTCGATACTGCGTTTCACCGCGCCGGGCTGAGCGATCTCGGGTTTCGGATCGTAGCCGAGCAGCTCATCGATCTCGTGATGGAAGATCAGCGGCAGGCCGGTGATGCACAGCAACAGCAGGAACAGCGTCGATATCAGGCTGCTCCAGGTGTGAACCACCGACCAGATGCGAACGGTTCTGGCTTTCAGCGCAGCCTCCTTTCGATCACTCCTACCACTTGTACGACAAGCTCGCCGTCGCACGGCGCCGGTCGCCGTAGAAGCAGGCGTTCACCGACGAACAGTTCGCCACGTAGATCGTGTCGGCGAAGTTGATGACGTTTAACGCCGCGCGCCAGTTCTGCCATTCATAGTGGATGGTGGCGTCGCCGAGCACGACGGAGGGGACAGGCATCAGGTTGATATTGTCGGCAAAGGAGCCGCCGATATAGCGCACGCCACCGCCGAAGCCAAAGCCGGTCAGCGGGCCTTCCTGGAAGGTGTAATCTATCCAGCCTGAGCTGAGTGTCCGGGGCGTGGCGGTCGGGACCTTCCCGATCACGGCCTGGTCCAGATCCTTGCTAACGAACAGATCATAGCTCGTGAACGCGCCGATCACCTTGAGGCCGGGGAGTGGGTTGGCAACGGCTTCCAGTTCGATGCCGCGCGAGGTCCACTCGCCGTTCTGCATCTGCAGATTTGGCGGGATGCTATTGGGATTGGTGGTAAGCACATTTTGACGCTTCAAGTCGAACAACGCGACGCCGAAATGGCCATTGAAGCCGTTCGGCTGAAATTTCAATCCGACCTCGGTTTGCTGGCCGGTCTCCGGCAACAGCAATTGGCCGGAACTGAGACCGATGATCGGATTGTAACTCGTGGCGTAGGAGACGTAGGGCGCAAGACCGGAATCGAAATTGTAGATCAGTCCGGCGCGTCCGCTGAACTTGCTGTCTTCGCGGCTCTGTCCCGCACCGATATGGTTGTTATTGTTGGTCGCGACCCAATCGTTTCGGCCGCTCAGCACGAACGTGAAGCGATCGAGCTTGATCTGGTCCTGCGCGTAGAAGCCGAGTTGATTCTGCGTCAGTGTCGTGTCCTGATAAGGAGCGCCATTGAAGCGCGCGGTCGGCGTATAGACCGGGTTCAGGAGATTGAGCGGTGTGGCGCCGCCGAAACCTTGCCAATCGTCGATTCTGTAAGTTTTGAGGTCCAGGCCGAACAGCGCGGTGTGCCTGAGAATGCCTGTGTTGAAGCGGTATTCGAGCTGGTTGTCGAGATTGCCCTGATTGGCGATGCCGTGGGTGAGGAAGTTGCCGCGTGCCAACGAAGCCGTCGCGGGGTCTCCGTTGACATAGCCGAGGCCAAACAGCGTCGATAGCGTAACGTCGACATGGCCGAAGCGAGCATTCTGCCGGAAAGTCACGTCGTCGGTGAGGTTACGCTCGAACTGGTAGCCGATCATCTCCTGCTCGCGCTTGAAGGTGTCGACACTGGGATCGCTGGCAAACAGACGGGTCGGAATCCGGCCGAACGGAGCGTTAACGACGGTGCCGATATACGGCAGGAAGTTCTCGCTGCGAGTCTCCAACTTCGAAGCTGACGCCAGCACGGTGAATGTCGTGTCGGCATCGGGCTTCCAGGTCAGCGACGGCGCGATGAAGTAGTTATTTTGGGGAGTGAAATCGACCTGGGTGCCGCCATTCTGGATCTGACCGACTACACGGTAGAACAGCTTGCCGTTTTCGGGTGCGGTTGCGACCGGGCCGCCGAAATCAAACCCCACATAGGCATTGCCGAAGTTATTGACGCCGGTTTCGAGATAGCGGATCGGCTCCATCGGAGGGGTCTTGCTGACCGCATTGACGATGCCGCCTGGGCTGGAGCCGCCATATAGTACGGCAGAGGGACCGCGCAGCACTTCGACGCGGGCGAGGTTGAACGGTTGCAGCTTCCAGCTCGCATAGGATGTGTAGAAGAGCTGCAGGCCATCGAGGAACAGGCCGATATCGTCCGACTTGAATCCGCGGATCAGGAACCAGTCGTTGCGGATATCTGCGCCGAATGTGCCGGCGACAACGCCTGGCGTATAACGCAGGATCTCGTCGAACTTGCCGGGCTTCTGATCGCGAATCTGTTCGCTGCCGATCACCGACAGCGACTGCGGCGTCTCCATGATCGGCGTATTGGTCTTGGTGCCCGCCATCGAGCGGCCGGCCACATATCCCTGGACGTCGCCGCGCGGGTTTTCGACGAAGCTTACTCCACGCTGCGGCTGCGGCCGGTTGGTTTGCGCGGCCTGCGTTGCGCGCCGCGTCTGCCGCCGCTCCGGCGTTGCGACGCGACGGCGGCCCTCCGGCGCTCCGACGACCACGGGGGGCAACGGCTGCGCCCCGGATTGCTGCGAAGAGTTTGACTGCGCGAACGACGCCTGTGGCCACAACGCCAATGCGGATACGGTCGCCAACGCGGCGACCTGCAACAAATCACGAGACTTCAAGGCACCACCCCAACCTGCGAGTACTTTGTCGCGCCTTCCCCTGGTTCAGCAGCGCAACGTTTCGACGCATACGCGAGGGAGTTCGATTCCTCTAATGGAAAGGTTCTTAGAGCCGTTCTTAGAATAGTTCCAGGAATGCTCCGTGTACTGTCGATTTGTCATCGACACTTGAAGGCTGTGGCGCGGGAATACTCGGCAATCGTTGCTCCCTCCCCATCAGGCTAGTTCCCCAACGCGATCCGAACTCCCAGATTGAAATCAGACAATCAAGGAGCTCCCGCCATGACAGACCCAACCGCTCCAATCCTTCCCTCGTTGTCCTCAGCCCTTGCCGACATGGTCGCCCGGACAAAATCCGCAATCGTCTCGGTGCATTCCCATCGCTCGCGAGCCTCCGGCTTTATCTGGAAGCCCGGCTTGATCGTGACGGCCGATGAGCCCCTGGCCGATGAAGGCGACGTCGCGATCAGGTTTCCCGACGGATCGGAACGGCGTGCGAGTATCGCCGGACGCGATCATACGACCGACATTGCCCTGCTGCGCGTCGATTCCGGGAATAGTGTGCCGATGGCGCTTTCACCCATCGTTCCGGATCTCGGTTCGCTGGCGGTCGTCGTCGCAGCCGAGCAGGGCGCTCCGACTGCGGCGCTCGGGATGGTCTCGCTGGTCGGCAACCGCTGGCGCAGCATGCGGGGCGGGGAGATCGACGCAAGGATCGAACTGGACGTGCGGCTGCGGCGCCGTCACGAGGGTGGCCTTGTCCTCAGTGCCTCTGGCGACGTGATCGGCATGGCTGTCCAGGGTGTGCGACGCATACTCGTGATTCCGAGTGCCACCATCGAGCGGGTTGCCGCGAGGCTCGAAACGCATGGCCGGATCGCGCGCGGCTACCTCGGGGTGGGATTGCAGCCCGTCGAACTCGACGATGGCCTTGGTGCGATGGTGATGAGCGTCGACAGGGCAGGCCCTGCGGCTGCCGCCGGCATTCGTCAGGGCGACATCATCGTCGGTTGGAACAATGAGAAGCTCAGGGACGTCCGATCACTGCTACGATCCCTCGGCCCTGATAGCATCGGCTCGGTCGTCGACGTCGCGATCAGGCGTGCCGGCGAGCCGGTGCAGGTCAGGCTCACGATCGGCGAAAGGCCGGAAGCATGAACGGCGCGGCGTCGCCGGCGATTGTGGTCGCGATCGAGATCGCAGATACGGCGCTGGTGGACCGGCTCGCATCGCTGCTCAGCGGCGTAACCGGCATTCGCCTGGCGGCACCAGGAGAAGAAGCGACGGTGGCGCTCGTCTCACGCGACCGTCCGACCGTCACGGAGCCGGCCGAGGTCGATCTTACGCCGCGCGAACGCGACGTGCTCCTGCTGTTGGCGGAGGGCGCATCGAACAAGGCCATTGCGCGACGGCTCGGAATATCCGTTCATACCGCAAAATTCCATGTCGGTTCGCTGCTGGACAAGCTCGACGCAACCGGCCGTACCGATGCGGTCACGCACGCGGCACGGCTCGGTGTGATCAACCTGTGACCTGACGTGTTGAGGTTCTATCCGTGCGATTTTTGAGGCTTGTGGCCTGACTGGCCCGGATGATTGTGCTTGTTGTGCTGGCTCTCCTGGTTGAGGCCGCCGCGGCTCACCGCAAATTCGGATTGACGGCCCTCGCGCTTGGCGATGTTTGCGCCGCCATCGCGTTGCGTGCGCGCGATGTCGTCCTCGACCTGTCTGGCATCGGGGACGTCAGGCTTCCTTTCCAGCATGCGCAGTTGCTGCTCATGCGTCTTCTTGCCCTGAAGCGTCGTCTTCCGTGGGCCGCAATCCCGATCGTTCTGCGGCGGCCCGCGCCGCCGGTCGCGAACCTCTGATTTGTCGATGCCGCCCTGAGCATTGGTGTCGTTCTCGATGTCGCCCTCGAAGGTATTGGCACCTTCAAACTCCTCCAGTTCATCCGGCGTTACCTGCGCCATCGCGGCGCCTTTCGAACCGCCGATCAGCGGGTTGCGATGCAGGTCGGCGTTGGTCGGCTTGCTCAGTTTCACGTGCTTGGGGCTCATGATGCGCTCCTCCCTCGCTAGCGATCCTGCCGGTGGCCCTGATGGGTGGTGTTCTCTGCGGTATTGCCCTGCTGGCCCTGCTGTTCGGGATTCTCGATACGGCCGCGATCCTTCTGGGCCTGATGGGCATTGCCGGACCTGGGGTCACCGGTACCCTTGTGACTTTGATTGTCCTGCGGGACGGGCGGAGGCTTAGTCATTGCGGGCTCCCGTTGTTTTGCTTGTGCCGCGGGGTCAACGCGCGGTGAACCGCAAGGGTTTCTGGCCGATTTTTCGGGAACTACGTCGCCGGAGTTCTACGGAACTTGAAGGTCCGCCTGCGATGTCCTAAGCAGCGGCCGCAGCGATTTTCCTCCTTTCAGGCCCCAATGATCCGCCTCGATAACGTCAGCAAGCAAGTCGGCCACCAGATCCTTTTCATCGAAGCTTCCGCAGCCCTGCAGAAGGGCGAGAAGATTGGCCTCGTCGGCCCGAACGGGGCGGGCAAGACTACGCTTTTTCGGATGATTTCGGGCCAG encodes the following:
- a CDS encoding S1C family serine protease, with the translated sequence MTDPTAPILPSLSSALADMVARTKSAIVSVHSHRSRASGFIWKPGLIVTADEPLADEGDVAIRFPDGSERRASIAGRDHTTDIALLRVDSGNSVPMALSPIVPDLGSLAVVVAAEQGAPTAALGMVSLVGNRWRSMRGGEIDARIELDVRLRRRHEGGLVLSASGDVIGMAVQGVRRILVIPSATIERVAARLETHGRIARGYLGVGLQPVELDDGLGAMVMSVDRAGPAAAAGIRQGDIIVGWNNEKLRDVRSLLRSLGPDSIGSVVDVAIRRAGEPVQVRLTIGERPEA
- a CDS encoding TonB-dependent siderophore receptor gives rise to the protein MLQVAALATVSALALWPQASFAQSNSSQQSGAQPLPPVVVGAPEGRRRVATPERRQTRRATQAAQTNRPQPQRGVSFVENPRGDVQGYVAGRSMAGTKTNTPIMETPQSLSVIGSEQIRDQKPGKFDEILRYTPGVVAGTFGADIRNDWFLIRGFKSDDIGLFLDGLQLFYTSYASWKLQPFNLARVEVLRGPSAVLYGGSSPGGIVNAVSKTPPMEPIRYLETGVNNFGNAYVGFDFGGPVATAPENGKLFYRVVGQIQNGGTQVDFTPQNNYFIAPSLTWKPDADTTFTVLASASKLETRSENFLPYIGTVVNAPFGRIPTRLFASDPSVDTFKREQEMIGYQFERNLTDDVTFRQNARFGHVDVTLSTLFGLGYVNGDPATASLARGNFLTHGIANQGNLDNQLEYRFNTGILRHTALFGLDLKTYRIDDWQGFGGATPLNLLNPVYTPTARFNGAPYQDTTLTQNQLGFYAQDQIKLDRFTFVLSGRNDWVATNNNNHIGAGQSREDSKFSGRAGLIYNFDSGLAPYVSYATSYNPIIGLSSGQLLLPETGQQTEVGLKFQPNGFNGHFGVALFDLKRQNVLTTNPNSIPPNLQMQNGEWTSRGIELEAVANPLPGLKVIGAFTSYDLFVSKDLDQAVIGKVPTATPRTLSSGWIDYTFQEGPLTGFGFGGGVRYIGGSFADNINLMPVPSVVLGDATIHYEWQNWRAALNVINFADTIYVANCSSVNACFYGDRRRATASLSYKW
- a CDS encoding response regulator transcription factor; amino-acid sequence: MNGAASPAIVVAIEIADTALVDRLASLLSGVTGIRLAAPGEEATVALVSRDRPTVTEPAEVDLTPRERDVLLLLAEGASNKAIARRLGISVHTAKFHVGSLLDKLDATGRTDAVTHAARLGVINL
- a CDS encoding PepSY-associated TM helix domain-containing protein encodes the protein MVHTWSSLISTLFLLLLCITGLPLIFHHEIDELLGYDPKPEIAQPGAVKRSIDEIARTALAHDPGRVLQYISWDKDEPNNVIAFTNSKVDGDPDATTLRAYDAHTAKPLGPVGGGPMLIFLKLHVDMFAGQPGKLFLGAMGFLFLVAIISGVVLYWPFTRRLSFGTLRGKSRRIAWFDWHNLLGAVTIAWALVVGATGVINTLAEVMLGQWKANELADMVKPYAGKPPPVHLASLDTTLANAHKTAPGMNVSFVAFPGTPFTSSHHFAVFMRGDTPLTSRLLKPVLLDGETGEVSDARDLPVYLKALLVSQPLHFGDYGGMPLKIIWALLDIMTIVVIASGLYLWVVKRRKHRSHAIAGQPSLQPAR